A segment of the Selenomonadales bacterium genome:
GTTCTCCAAAGGGATGAAGCACCGCCTAACTTTCGCCCGCAGCTTAATTAACAGCCCTGACGTTTGGTTCCTTGACGAACCGACAACCGGCCTTGACCCGGCGATAGCGCACGAGATTAAAGGCATCATTAAAGACCAAAACAACAGGGGCGTTACCGTCTTCCTCACCACGCACAATATGCAGGTCGCGGATGAGCTTTGTCATCGCTTAGCGTTTATTGTGGACGGAGAGATTAAGCTCATTGACTCGCCGCGCAACCTTAAGCTTAAGTATGGCGAGCGCGTAGTCGAGGTCGAGTACCGCGACGACGACGAGACGCTTAAGCGCGAGCACTTTTCGCTCGGCGACCCAGAGGAACAGGCGCGATTAAACGCCCGCTTAGCAAGCGGCAACATTGAGACCATGCACACAAAAGAGGCCACGCTCGAGGAAATCTTTATCACCGTAACGGGCCGAGGTCTAAGCTAATGCAAAAGACACTGGCCTTGTTCCTGCAAGACGCTAGGCTGTCCCTTAAGGGAATCTACTTTTACATGGAGGTTCTTATTGCGGTTGTCTTTGTAGCGGTAATGCTCTTTTTGGTGCCCGAGAACTTCGAGCGCACACAGACGCTGCACGTGCTTCTTGAGTTATCTGAGCCTGCCCGCTCCGCCGTGGCACAACAACTTGCCGCAGAGGGCGCTAACGTGGTGCCAGCTCCTTCCCGCACTGAGCTAGAGCAGGCGATGCAGCGTAACCGAATGAGCGGAGGCTTAGTTGTATCTTCCGTCGGCGAAAAGCTAAAGTTCGAGCTAGTGCTGCAAGGTCACGAAAGCGAGCGCATCCGACAACTGCAGCAGGCCTCACTTGAGGGGGCGTTTCTGGCACGTCTACCGAACGTTCGCGACGCGCTTACGACTACTACGCTGCAAATAGGCGCGCCGCGCCTAAGTGACAAGCGAGGCATTGTCCCCATCTACTTGACGATGAACGTAGCGCTGATGGGGCTGTTTATTATCGCAGCTTATGTCTTTCTCGACAAAGAAGAAGGCGTAATCAAGGCGCTGTCCGTTTCGCCGCTGGCCCCTTGGCAGTACCTAGCCAGCAAGATGATGGTGATGCTGTGCCTTGGGTTAGCTAGTGCGTTAGTGGTAGTTACGTTCCTTGGCGGCACGCCTAACCTCCTTTGGCTGGTCGGACTAGTTGTAGCCAGCAACTTGTTTGGCTCGGCGCTCGGGCTCCTCATTGCCAGCTACTTTGACTCCATGGTGCAAGCAATGGAGGTTCTATACACGTCCATGGTTGTGCTAATGTTCGCAGCCTACTCCTATCTGATGCCCGCATTCTCACCCTGGTGGGTGCGCATACTGCCTACGTACTCCATGCTGTTTGCCTTTCGCGAGACGTTGCTGGTAGGGGGAGACATGCGGTTGGTGCTTATGACCATGCTCATGCTCTTATTGCTTGGGGCCGTTGCCTTCTACGCAGCAAATCGCCGCTATCAACGAACCATAGCGGCGTAAGGAGGACGAACATGAAGCGAATACTCTCTATTGCGCGGCGCGACCTAAAAAGCGGTCTGCGTGACTTTCTGGTAGTTTACCTTATGCTCGCTCCAGTGCTTTTCGCTTTACTTCTGCGCCTCTTTGCCGGTGGCGTTGCCGCAAGTCCGCTTAGGGTAGCAGTGTTCGAGGACGGCGCGGCGATAGCTGCTGAGCTGGCGACTTTTGCGCATGTCGAGCAGTTCCCCACGCGCGACGCCCTTGTTGAGCGCGTGTTGCGCATTGACGATGTACTCGGCGTCGTGGCTACGCCGGCGGGGAAAGAAATCATAGCGCAAGGCAACGAAATGCCCGGCGCGGATGCAGCGTTGCGGAACGTCTTGCATCGCCTCGGCAGAGAGGAGGGCGACTTGCCTGTTATTGTGGCAGTTAGCGACATAGGGTTCGCAGTATCGCCTCTGCTTCTCCAAGGGGGGCTCCTCTTGGTAATCATGACGACAGTGTTTGGTGGTATGCTTATCTTGCTTAACCTCATCGAAGAAAAGATGAGCAACACCCTAAGCGCTATGAACGTCACGCCCGCGAGCCGCACGGAGTTTATCCTGGGCAAGGGCTTGCTTGGCTTTCTTACGCCCGTGTTTGGGGGAAGCGTAGCTGTCTATATCCTAGGGTTTAGGGACTTTAACCTGGCCATGTTCTTAGTGAGCATCGTGAGCTTAGCGTTTATTAGCTTAATCGTCGGCTTCCTGATTGGCATCACCAATGACGAGCCTATCTCGGGCATTGCCGCCATGAAGGGCGTGTTTGTACCTGTCTTTGCCTCGGTGCTGGGGGCGATGTTCTTAGCCGAGCGCTGGCAGTTTGTCCTCTACTGGTCGCCGTTTTACTGGGGCTACCTCAGCATGAACGCGATTTTGCTGGGTGAGGCGACGTGGGGGCAAGTTCTGCAGAACAGCGCGTTTATCCTAGCCATAACCGGCATCGTCTTTGCCTCCCTGCGCCCGCGCATAGCGCGTGGACTACGTTAAGGGGTTCCTCCGAACACTTTAGCGACTTCTTGGCGTTCTGCGGTTGTCAGCGGCAAAAGCGGGGGGCGGGGGTCGCCGCCGTAGTAGCCAAAGAGCTCGATGGCGGCCTTTAGGCCGGCGACGCCAAAGCGCGCCGTGACGGCGTGGTTTGGCGCGAGGAGGCGCTGCTGCAGCACTCTTGCTTGCGCCAAATCGCCGGCGTTAAACAGCCTAACGATTTCTGTACACTCAAAAGGCAGGACGTTCGCGAGCGCCATCGTTCCGCCTACCGCACCCACCGTCAAAGACGCCAGCAAGAAGCTAGCTGAACCGGCGAGAGTAACGAACCCGCTTCGCACGTTTTGCACAATCTCGGCGATTTGCACGATGTTGCCGGAGCTGTCCTTTAGCCCGGCGATATTTGGATGCGTCGAGAGCTCGATAACTAACTTCGCGCTTAAGTTAAGCCCCGTATTCTTGGGCATGTTATAGAGGAGCACCGGTATGGGCGAGGCTTCGGCCACGGTAAGAAAGAAGCGCTTCAGCGCTGCCTCCGAATATGTATCCTTGTAGTAGTAGGGGTTAAGCACCAGCGCGGCATCAGCACCGGCCGCGGCACAGGCGCGGGTCAAGCGCAGCGTGCCCTGCGTCGATTCTTCGCCCGTGCCCGCGATAACCTGAAAATTCGCCGGCAGCATTTCACGCGCCACTCGCACTAGCTCCGCCTTTTCCTCTCGCTCCAACAGACAAAACTCGCCGTTGCTGCCGCCGACGACTAAGCCGGACAGAGAGGTTGTTCCCCATTTGGCGACGTTTCCCGCAAACCTGTCCCAAGCGATATCTTCTCCCGCAAAAGGGGTCGGCACCGGGGCGTAAATACCAGAGTACATTGTTCTACCTCCTATGTGATTTATCGCCAAACAAACGGCGAAGCGACTCTCCTGTAATCGCTTCGCCGTTTTGCTGCTAATTCCTGCGCGACGGGGACTAGTGTTCGCGCCGCACTATGCGCCGCAGTGTGCCATCCGCCAACTCGGCCGTAAAATCCGTGGCCCCGGCAACTTCGCTGTCGTGTGAGATGAGGATGATGGTGCGCTGCTCCGTGTCCACTAGATTGCGCAATAACTTAAGAATCTGCCCACCAGTCTTTTGGTCTAGGTTTCCGGTCGGCTCGTCTGCTAGAATAACCTTGGGGTCGTTAGCTAAAGCCCGCGCTATGGCCACCCGTTGCTGCTCGCCGCCGGAGAGCTGAGCCGGGCGGTGGCGATAACGGCCCGAGCCTAGCTCCGCTAGCTGTAAGCATTGCTCAGCGCGTTTACGGCGCTGGGCCTTAGGATATCGCGCGAACTCGAGCGGCAGTTCTACGTTCTCGACAGCCGACAGGTTCGGGATGAGATTATACGACTGGAAAATGTACCCAAGCAGCTTGCGACGATGTGCGACCAGACTCGCCTCAGAGAGATTGTGCATACTCTCGCCATGCAGATAGATTTCGCCACTGCTCGCACGGTCCAGCCCACCGATGACGTTTAGCAGAGTAGTCTTTCCGCTGCCACTTGGGCCGACGATGGAAGCTAGAATCCCCGCCGGAATTTCCAAGTCAACTTCGTCTAATGCGCGTACGACGTTGCCATGTAGTGTATATGTCCGGCTTACTTTGCGTAGTTCCACGGCCTTATTCATTGCGTAACACCTCCGCGGGCTTGAGTCGCAGTGCGAACAATGCAGGGAGTAACCCGCCAAGTAGGCCAAGCCCTAACGCCGCACCTAGAGCTTTGAGCATCAGGTCAATAGACAGACTGACAGAGACATTGCCTAGCTGTGCTTGCCAGACGCCGCCGCGCATAAGCGCCCCACCGAGTCCCCGCAGAGCCTGCATTCCGCCCTGCATGCCGCCTTGCAGCGGGCCGGCTAGGCGTTGTGTTTGCGGCAGGGCCTGGGCTAAAACCGTGGTGGCCAGAGACTGACCTACAGTCGCGAACAGCAGGATGCCCACCAAGGCGCCGATGGCTGCCAAGCTTACACTCTCCCAGGCAAATCCGGACAATAGGTCGCCGCTGCTTGAGCCTAGAGCCTTAAGCACGCCTATTTCACGTTGCCGCTCGCGGATGATGAGGAACATAGTGGCGCTAATGACGAGTCCCGTGGTGCCGAATGCTAACCATAAGCCCGTGTTTGTCGTGCCCCGCACGAGGTTCATAGCTTGGCTGACGCGCTCAAGCATCATTTCACCTTGCGAGACAACGTCGGCACTTTCGCCTACGATTTCCTTGAGCGCCGCCACGACGCCCGACACATTAGGGAGGGAGTCGACCGTGATGTAAATCTGGGACAGCTGGTCGGGCATCTCAAGCACGCGCTGGGCTGTGTCAAGCGGTAAAAATACGCTGCCGTCTCCAAATTGAGTCCCGCTCGTGGCAATGCCAATTACGGTCATGTCGACGCCGTTGACAGTAATTAGGCCGCCTAACTCAAGCGCACGGTTCTCGGCTATGGCGCTGCCGATGACGGCAACGTCCTGGCCTGCATCCTCCGCCGTAAAAGTGCGACCTGCTGTAATTTCGGCAGTGCCACCACCCATTAAGCGCAATCTCTGTCCCGGGACAATACCCATAACAGCCATGCGTTCGCGAAGGAGCGCTTCCACTATCGCCGGGTCGTTCATTTCCTGGCGGGTGGGCCTGCGCATCTGTTGAAAAACAACCATCGGCGCCACCTCTACTACATGCGGCACTTCTGACATGCCTTCAACCAGCGAGGCAGCCATAGGTTCGGCTCGCCCAAACCCGCCAAACGTACCTGCCGGACGAATCTCGACTAAATTACCCATTGAGGCTTCCACCGTCTGCACTTGTTCCCCTACCGCCACATTGATGGCCATCATGGTGATACTAAGACAGATGGTCAAGCCGATGAGTAAGGCTACGGTAAGAGTACGAACCTTGCTGCGCGTAATATTGCGCACGCCGCGGTAAACGTTATGCATAGCCACACCTCCATGTACTTTCCACCATCTATGTTACCCGTGAGATGTCGCATAAGTATGGGAAAAGCGAATTTTTTCTGGGGGTATCTAAGTGACCAACCACGCGTTAGCGCGATATGTCGAGCTAGGCGAGCAGCGTCTTCTGGAAAGGGCGAAAGCGGCGCAAGCGCTACTTGCGGCGTGCACACTCTGCCCGCACCTCTGCCGTGTGAACCGTTTAGCGGGGGAGCGTGGGTTCTGCGGCATGCTGGCGCAGTCCGTGGTCGCCAGCGGCGAACCACACTTTGGCGAAGAGGCTGTGTTAGTAGGAAGGGGCGGCTCCGGCACAATCTTCTTCGCTGGCTGCACGTTACGCTGCGTCTTCTGCCAGAACTGGCAGATAAGCTGGGGAGGGGTAGGAGTCGCCCTAACGGACGAAAAGCTTGCCCGTGTCATGTTGAGCCTAGAGCGGCTAGGGTGCGCAAACATTAACCTCGTCAGCCCAACTCATTTTGTACCCCAGATTCTTGGGGCGCTACGCTTAGCCCTCTCGCAGGGCTTAAAACTGCCGTTAGTCTACAACACCGGCGGCTACGAACTGCCGGAAACGCTAGCACTCCTTGACGGCGTAGTAGACATCTATATGCCAGACATTAAGTACGCAGATGACAAGCCAGGCGGACTCTATTCCGCTGCCCCCGACTACGCCACCCGCACGCGGGAGGCGGTCCGCGAGATGCAGCGGCAAGTCGGGGATTTAGCGACCGATAAGCGCG
Coding sequences within it:
- a CDS encoding ABC transporter permease, giving the protein MKRILSIARRDLKSGLRDFLVVYLMLAPVLFALLLRLFAGGVAASPLRVAVFEDGAAIAAELATFAHVEQFPTRDALVERVLRIDDVLGVVATPAGKEIIAQGNEMPGADAALRNVLHRLGREEGDLPVIVAVSDIGFAVSPLLLQGGLLLVIMTTVFGGMLILLNLIEEKMSNTLSAMNVTPASRTEFILGKGLLGFLTPVFGGSVAVYILGFRDFNLAMFLVSIVSLAFISLIVGFLIGITNDEPISGIAAMKGVFVPVFASVLGAMFLAERWQFVLYWSPFYWGYLSMNAILLGEATWGQVLQNSAFILAITGIVFASLRPRIARGLR
- a CDS encoding radical SAM protein yields the protein MTNHALARYVELGEQRLLERAKAAQALLAACTLCPHLCRVNRLAGERGFCGMLAQSVVASGEPHFGEEAVLVGRGGSGTIFFAGCTLRCVFCQNWQISWGGVGVALTDEKLARVMLSLERLGCANINLVSPTHFVPQILGALRLALSQGLKLPLVYNTGGYELPETLALLDGVVDIYMPDIKYADDKPGGLYSAAPDYATRTREAVREMQRQVGDLATDKRGLAYRGLLIRHLVMPNDVTGTAEVLHFIAREISPRAVVNVMAQYRPAHLAIRHPPLNQPVRQSEVRAAKELAKQLGLRPIEP
- a CDS encoding dihydrodipicolinate synthase family protein, with the protein product MYSGIYAPVPTPFAGEDIAWDRFAGNVAKWGTTSLSGLVVGGSNGEFCLLEREEKAELVRVAREMLPANFQVIAGTGEESTQGTLRLTRACAAAGADAALVLNPYYYKDTYSEAALKRFFLTVAEASPIPVLLYNMPKNTGLNLSAKLVIELSTHPNIAGLKDSSGNIVQIAEIVQNVRSGFVTLAGSASFLLASLTVGAVGGTMALANVLPFECTEIVRLFNAGDLAQARVLQQRLLAPNHAVTARFGVAGLKAAIELFGYYGGDPRPPLLPLTTAERQEVAKVFGGTP
- a CDS encoding ABC transporter permease, coding for MHNVYRGVRNITRSKVRTLTVALLIGLTICLSITMMAINVAVGEQVQTVEASMGNLVEIRPAGTFGGFGRAEPMAASLVEGMSEVPHVVEVAPMVVFQQMRRPTRQEMNDPAIVEALLRERMAVMGIVPGQRLRLMGGGTAEITAGRTFTAEDAGQDVAVIGSAIAENRALELGGLITVNGVDMTVIGIATSGTQFGDGSVFLPLDTAQRVLEMPDQLSQIYITVDSLPNVSGVVAALKEIVGESADVVSQGEMMLERVSQAMNLVRGTTNTGLWLAFGTTGLVISATMFLIIRERQREIGVLKALGSSSGDLLSGFAWESVSLAAIGALVGILLFATVGQSLATTVLAQALPQTQRLAGPLQGGMQGGMQALRGLGGALMRGGVWQAQLGNVSVSLSIDLMLKALGAALGLGLLGGLLPALFALRLKPAEVLRNE
- a CDS encoding ABC transporter ATP-binding protein, giving the protein MINVQGLSHSYKRGGPFAVKDATFAIDKGEILGFLGPSGAGKSTTQGVLTGLLPLQTGQVQVAGFDMRYPKRALYNRLGVSFEQSNVYAKLTALENLRFYARLFDVPTRDPMELLRLVGLDNVADKRTGEFSKGMKHRLTFARSLINSPDVWFLDEPTTGLDPAIAHEIKGIIKDQNNRGVTVFLTTHNMQVADELCHRLAFIVDGEIKLIDSPRNLKLKYGERVVEVEYRDDDETLKREHFSLGDPEEQARLNARLASGNIETMHTKEATLEEIFITVTGRGLS
- a CDS encoding ABC transporter permease, giving the protein MQKTLALFLQDARLSLKGIYFYMEVLIAVVFVAVMLFLVPENFERTQTLHVLLELSEPARSAVAQQLAAEGANVVPAPSRTELEQAMQRNRMSGGLVVSSVGEKLKFELVLQGHESERIRQLQQASLEGAFLARLPNVRDALTTTTLQIGAPRLSDKRGIVPIYLTMNVALMGLFIIAAYVFLDKEEGVIKALSVSPLAPWQYLASKMMVMLCLGLASALVVVTFLGGTPNLLWLVGLVVASNLFGSALGLLIASYFDSMVQAMEVLYTSMVVLMFAAYSYLMPAFSPWWVRILPTYSMLFAFRETLLVGGDMRLVLMTMLMLLLLGAVAFYAANRRYQRTIAA
- a CDS encoding ABC transporter ATP-binding protein — protein: MNKAVELRKVSRTYTLHGNVVRALDEVDLEIPAGILASIVGPSGSGKTTLLNVIGGLDRASSGEIYLHGESMHNLSEASLVAHRRKLLGYIFQSYNLIPNLSAVENVELPLEFARYPKAQRRKRAEQCLQLAELGSGRYRHRPAQLSGGEQQRVAIARALANDPKVILADEPTGNLDQKTGGQILKLLRNLVDTEQRTIILISHDSEVAGATDFTAELADGTLRRIVRREH